The stretch of DNA TTTATTTATTGAATTTGACATATTTATATCCAAAATTTTAGTGTTTGCAATTTTAACTTTTAAACGTAAATGAACCGGAAATAGTGCTTTGCTTTCTTTATTCTAAGTTAAAAAGCAATATAATATCGGCAAAAAATATATTTTCTTAAGGCAAAAAATAATGATGCACTATTTAAAGATAAAAGGAAATGCCAAATTAAGTGGCGAAGTAAAAATAAGCGGTGCCAAAAATGCTGCTCTACCGATCATCGCCCTAACCTTACTTGCAAAAAAAAGTGTAAATTTAACAAATATCCCAAATGTCGCTGATATAAAAACGCTTTGCCAACTGCTAACTAATCTAGGAGCAAAGTGTGAATTTAAAGATAAAAATTCACTAAGCATAGACACAAGTGGTGTAAGCTCAACTACTGCAAATTACGATATCGTTAGAAAGATGAGAGCATCGATCTTAACGCTTGGACCGCTTCTTGCACGCTTTGGTCACTGCGAAGTGAGCCTACCTGGAGGATGTGCGATCGGACAAAGACCTATCGATCTGCATCTAAATGCACTCGAAAAAATGGGCGCAAATATAGAAATAAAGCAAGGCTACGTCGTCGCAACAGCACCAAATGGCCTAAAAGGCGCAAAGATTGTTTTTGATAAGATCACCGTAACTGGCAGTGAAAATATCATCATGGCTGCAGCTCTAGCGCACGGTACGACAGAGCTTTTTAACGTAGCGCTTGAGCCTGAAGTGGTGCAAATTTGTGAAATTTTGGCTAAGAGTGGCGTTAAAATAGAAGGCATCGGCACAAGTGAACTAAAGATAACCGGGAGCGGCCAAAAATTACTTGAAATTTGCGATATCGAGGTCATCCCTGATAGGATCGAGGCTGGCACATACCTTTGTGCTGGAGCTATAACAAATAGCAAAATTTCGGTAACAAAGGCAAATGCAGCTCATATGACGGCTATTTTAAATAAATTTGAAGAGATGGGCTTTGGTATCGAAGTAGACGGCGATAAGATCACGATATTGCCAGCAAAAGAGATAAAACCAGTGGAGATAAGAACCACCGAGTATCCGGGCTTTCCAACAGATATGCAAGCTCAATTTATGGCGCTTTGCCTTGCAGCAAATGGCGTTAGCACGATAGATGAGAGGCTTTTTGAAAACCGCTTTATGCACGTTAGTGAGCTTGCTAGAATGGGAGCGGATATTAAATTAAATGGACATATTGCAAGTGTTTATGCACCAGCTAAGCTAAATGCAGCCGATGTGATGGCGACAGATCTTAGAGCTAGCTCAGCGCTGATACTAGCTGCTCTTATAGCAAATGGCGAAAGCTTGGTACATAGAATTTATCACCTTGATAGAGGATATGAAAATTTAGAAGAGAAATTTCAAGGCCTTGGTGCAAATATTACTAGGCTTGAGGAGTAAAAATGCTACTAAATGATGCATTAGATGCGCTTAAATTTAAGTTTAAACTAAAAACAGATAGTGAAATTTTGCCTATCAGCATGGCTCTTGGTAGAACATTGGCAAATGATGTAGTGGCAGTAAAAAATCTGCCATGTTTTGATAACTCAGCGCTTGATGGCTTTGCGGTTAAATTTGACGAGAAAGATAAACCTTATAAGATCATCGCAAGTGCCTTTGCAGGCGATAAAGAGCAGCTAGCTATCGGCAAAAACGAGTGCGTGAAGATAATGACAGGTGCAAAGATGCCAAAGGGTGCTGACACAATAATAAAGATTGAGGATTGTGTAGTTGATGGAAATTTTATAAAAGCACCAAATAATCTTAAAAAAGGTGATGGATATCGCTTTAAAGGCGAAGAGGTAAAGATTGGTGAAATTTTGCTAAAAAGTGGCGAGGTCTTAAACACTAGAGGCATAATGATGCTAGCAACACAGGGCATAAGTTTTATAAATGTTAAAAAACAGCCTAGTGTTGGAATTTATTCAAGTGGAAATGAGATCATCGAGCCTTGGCAAAGAGCAAGCGAGGATGAAATTTACAATGCAAATGCCTTTGGTATCGCTGCACTTTTAAGGTACATTGAGCAAGATAGCTCATATCTTGGCATCATAAAAGATGAGCTAAGTGCTGTCAAACAGGCATTTCTAAATGCCACAAACTACGACATAGTTATCTGTTCTGGCGGAGCAAGCGCTGGTGAGGCTGACTATATGAAAATAGCTCTAAGTGAGCTTGGATACAATGAAATTTTTTCACATATTGATATAAGACCTGGCAAACCTTGCAAGGCTTATGAAAAAGATGGCAAACTTATTTTTGTCCTTCCTGGAAATCCAATGGCAGCTTATGTTTGCATGATGATGCTTGTTTTACCTCTTTTAAAAGAGGATTGCTTTGTGATGCAAAATGCTACAAATGCGCAAAATTTAAAGGTAAAATCAGGTAGGATCAATACAATTTTTGGAAATATTGAAAATGATAAATTTATAGCAACAAATGGTGGAAAATACGGCTCTGGCATGATAGATCATATTTTAAAAAGCACTTTTATGTTTTTAACTAGCCCAGATCAAAGCGAAATTTTGCAAAATAGTGAAATTTCTCTTATAAAACTTCCATAAAATCTTGACAAATGAAAAACAATCTGATAGAATGCGGACTTCATTTTAACTGCGGGAATAGCTCAGGGGTAGAGCACAACCTTGCCAAGGTTGGGGTCGCGAGTTCGAATCTCGTTTCCCGCTCCATCTTTTTTATACTCATTTTTTTATTTTCCACAAAACTTTTTGCAAATGAAGTCAGCATCTATCCGATGTATTGCGTTCTAAATGATCAAATTTCACTTAGTACTTTTGGCTTTGAAGGCGAAGACAATGAAATTTTAAACTTAGATGGCAAAAGAGCTGCCAAGATAGATAGCAAAAAGCTCTATGAAATTCTAACAGCAAATTTTAAAACATATAATGACAAAAGCGGTGGTAGCGTGGCTTTTGTGAAAAACTGCTCTATCATGGATGAAATTCAGATGCAATTTCTAAGAGAGATCAGCAACGAGTACCCAGGCATTAGTGTGAGCGATCTTAGCATCAGCCCACAAAACAAACTCCCTGCAAATTTCAAAGACTTAGTTTTTAAAAATATATTTTTAAACGATCAAAATAGCCAAAAAGGCGTCTTTAGAGCCTCATTTGAGGACGTTGATCTAAGCTTAAAGAGCCTTTATTTTAAATTTAGTTTTAATGCTAAAATGCCAGTTTTTATCGCTATAAATTCAATGAATACAAACCACATTTTAAGCCTGCTTGACTACCAACCAACGATGATAGAGTTTAGCAAATGGCCAAAAGATGCGCTTTCTAGCTCAAATAACTTGGCTCTTATAACAAAAGTGCAGATAAAAAGCGGTGAAATTTTAACCAAGCGTCAGTTTAACGCCATAAGCTTAGTCAAAAAAGGTCAAATGCTAAATGCGGTTTTAAGCGAGGATGGCGTTAAGATAATAGCTGAAGTAAAGGCACTTGAGGATGGAAATTTAGGTGATATGATAAAGATAAGAACAAAAGATAATAAAATTTTACAGGCCACAGTTTCAGGCAAAGATGAGGCAGTGATAAGATGAAAAAGATAGTATTTGCAGCCACTGGAGCAAGCGGGGCTGGA from Campylobacter concisus encodes:
- a CDS encoding molybdopterin molybdotransferase MoeA, with amino-acid sequence MLLNDALDALKFKFKLKTDSEILPISMALGRTLANDVVAVKNLPCFDNSALDGFAVKFDEKDKPYKIIASAFAGDKEQLAIGKNECVKIMTGAKMPKGADTIIKIEDCVVDGNFIKAPNNLKKGDGYRFKGEEVKIGEILLKSGEVLNTRGIMMLATQGISFINVKKQPSVGIYSSGNEIIEPWQRASEDEIYNANAFGIAALLRYIEQDSSYLGIIKDELSAVKQAFLNATNYDIVICSGGASAGEADYMKIALSELGYNEIFSHIDIRPGKPCKAYEKDGKLIFVLPGNPMAAYVCMMMLVLPLLKEDCFVMQNATNAQNLKVKSGRINTIFGNIENDKFIATNGGKYGSGMIDHILKSTFMFLTSPDQSEILQNSEISLIKLP
- the flgA gene encoding flagellar basal body P-ring formation chaperone FlgA; amino-acid sequence: MYCVLNDQISLSTFGFEGEDNEILNLDGKRAAKIDSKKLYEILTANFKTYNDKSGGSVAFVKNCSIMDEIQMQFLREISNEYPGISVSDLSISPQNKLPANFKDLVFKNIFLNDQNSQKGVFRASFEDVDLSLKSLYFKFSFNAKMPVFIAINSMNTNHILSLLDYQPTMIEFSKWPKDALSSSNNLALITKVQIKSGEILTKRQFNAISLVKKGQMLNAVLSEDGVKIIAEVKALEDGNLGDMIKIRTKDNKILQATVSGKDEAVIR
- the murA gene encoding UDP-N-acetylglucosamine 1-carboxyvinyltransferase — encoded protein: MMHYLKIKGNAKLSGEVKISGAKNAALPIIALTLLAKKSVNLTNIPNVADIKTLCQLLTNLGAKCEFKDKNSLSIDTSGVSSTTANYDIVRKMRASILTLGPLLARFGHCEVSLPGGCAIGQRPIDLHLNALEKMGANIEIKQGYVVATAPNGLKGAKIVFDKITVTGSENIIMAAALAHGTTELFNVALEPEVVQICEILAKSGVKIEGIGTSELKITGSGQKLLEICDIEVIPDRIEAGTYLCAGAITNSKISVTKANAAHMTAILNKFEEMGFGIEVDGDKITILPAKEIKPVEIRTTEYPGFPTDMQAQFMALCLAANGVSTIDERLFENRFMHVSELARMGADIKLNGHIASVYAPAKLNAADVMATDLRASSALILAALIANGESLVHRIYHLDRGYENLEEKFQGLGANITRLEE